In one Limosilactobacillus oris genomic region, the following are encoded:
- the miaA gene encoding tRNA (adenosine(37)-N6)-dimethylallyltransferase MiaA, with protein MDKVIAIVGPTAVGKTALSIELARQEDGEVISGDSMQVYRHLDIGTAKVTPAERAGIPHHLIDICDVDQQYSAARFKQEASRWIEEITQRHRLPIIAGGTGLYIQSLTDNLALGDDQDEGEGEESPIRARWERLAAEKGNAYLWEQLAQLDPAASRKIPVGNQRRLVRALEVIEKTGRPFSEQPQGERQADFLLIGLNTARPVLYDRINARVDQMVHHGLVEETRWLYEQGGPQLPAGKGIGYHELFDYFAGRCSLDEAVAKIKLDSRHYAKRQLTWFRNRMPVHWFDLVSGQDTIQDIKSVVDDWLKK; from the coding sequence ATGGATAAAGTAATTGCAATCGTTGGTCCGACCGCGGTCGGTAAAACGGCACTTTCAATCGAATTAGCGCGTCAGGAAGACGGGGAGGTGATTTCCGGCGACTCTATGCAGGTTTACCGGCACTTGGATATCGGGACCGCAAAAGTCACGCCTGCGGAAAGGGCGGGGATTCCCCATCACTTAATCGATATTTGCGACGTTGACCAGCAGTATTCGGCGGCCCGCTTTAAGCAGGAGGCCAGTCGGTGGATTGAGGAGATCACTCAGCGCCACCGCCTCCCAATTATCGCGGGGGGAACGGGATTGTATATTCAGAGCCTCACTGACAACCTGGCCTTAGGGGATGACCAGGACGAGGGCGAAGGTGAGGAATCGCCAATCCGGGCTCGCTGGGAACGGCTTGCCGCGGAGAAGGGGAATGCTTACCTGTGGGAGCAGCTGGCGCAGCTTGACCCGGCCGCTAGCAGGAAAATTCCGGTTGGCAACCAGCGGCGGTTAGTTCGGGCCCTGGAAGTGATTGAAAAAACGGGACGGCCTTTTTCCGAGCAGCCACAGGGAGAACGGCAGGCGGACTTCCTACTGATTGGCCTTAATACTGCCCGGCCGGTCCTGTATGACCGTATCAACGCCCGGGTGGATCAGATGGTTCACCATGGACTGGTAGAGGAAACACGCTGGCTGTATGAGCAAGGCGGCCCCCAGCTGCCAGCGGGAAAGGGAATTGGCTACCACGAACTTTTTGACTACTTTGCGGGCCGGTGCAGCCTGGATGAGGCGGTTGCCAAAATCAAGTTGGACTCGCGCCACTATGCGAAACGACAGCTCACCTGGTTTAGGAACCGGATGCCGGTACACTGGTTTGACCTGGTTAGCGGGCAGGATACGATTCAAGATATTAAGTCGGTCGTCGATGATTGGTTAAAAAAGTAA
- a CDS encoding DUF3042 family protein has product MKQVTKGFLIGTASTLAAIASGVFAFHKTVIKPVEEEEIKFDENRRAANRKNRSAHQL; this is encoded by the coding sequence ATGAAACAAGTTACCAAAGGATTTTTGATTGGTACCGCCTCAACTCTTGCCGCAATCGCCAGCGGGGTGTTTGCTTTTCACAAGACCGTGATTAAGCCGGTCGAAGAAGAAGAAATTAAATTTGATGAGAACCGCCGGGCAGCTAACCGGAAAAACCGGTCCGCACACCAACTTTAA
- a CDS encoding rhodanese-like domain-containing protein, with the protein MILGISKTLLTINLLVAVIILVWLFSWGFQNWRRKHYATVLDQEDFRKGMRKAQVIDLRQENDFKAGHILGARNLPYIYLRQQYGELRKDMPIYLYDETMTLSTQAVAFLGKHGYHNLYILRDGYREWDGKTKKAKY; encoded by the coding sequence GTGATTTTAGGAATTAGTAAAACGTTATTGACGATTAACCTCCTAGTGGCGGTAATCATCCTAGTATGGTTGTTTAGCTGGGGCTTCCAAAACTGGCGCCGGAAACATTATGCAACCGTTCTAGACCAGGAGGACTTCCGAAAGGGAATGCGGAAGGCCCAGGTGATTGACCTCCGCCAGGAAAATGACTTTAAAGCTGGGCACATCTTGGGCGCCCGCAACCTGCCGTACATCTACCTGCGGCAGCAGTATGGTGAATTGCGAAAGGATATGCCGATCTACCTCTATGATGAAACGATGACGCTGAGTACGCAGGCGGTAGCGTTTCTGGGTAAGCATGGCTACCACAACCTTTACATTCTTCGCGATGGCTACCGGGAGTGGGATGGCAAGACAAAGAAAGCCAAGTATTAA
- a CDS encoding ROK family glucokinase → MAKKLFGVDLGGTTIKFAILTQDGEIQQKWSIRTNILDDGSHIVPDIIDSINHHLDLYKMSPDQFIGIGMGTPGTIDREEGTVVGAFNLNWKTTQHVKEQIEEGTGMKFALDNDANVAALGERWKGAGNEGDDVAFITLGTGVGGGLISNGKLVHGIVGAGGEVGHMIVKPNGYLCTCGNHGCLEQYASATGVVHIAQDKAEEYEGNSRLKAMIDNGDEITSKIVFDLAKQNDYLANTVVDEVAFYLGLACANLSNALNPEFLVIGGGVSAAGDFLLKRVQKNFEQFAFPTVRTSTTLKLAELGNDAGVIGAASLARQFAEA, encoded by the coding sequence ATGGCAAAAAAGTTATTTGGTGTAGATCTTGGTGGGACCACGATTAAGTTTGCAATCCTGACGCAGGATGGGGAAATTCAACAGAAGTGGTCAATTCGGACTAACATTTTGGATGATGGTTCCCACATTGTTCCTGATATCATTGATTCGATTAACCACCACCTGGACCTTTACAAGATGAGTCCGGACCAGTTCATCGGAATCGGGATGGGGACCCCTGGAACCATTGACCGGGAAGAAGGTACCGTCGTGGGGGCCTTCAATTTGAACTGGAAGACCACTCAGCACGTTAAGGAACAGATTGAAGAGGGCACCGGCATGAAGTTTGCTCTGGACAACGACGCCAACGTTGCTGCGCTGGGTGAACGTTGGAAGGGTGCCGGCAATGAAGGTGACGATGTGGCCTTCATTACTCTGGGGACCGGTGTCGGTGGTGGCCTGATTTCCAACGGTAAGCTGGTTCACGGAATTGTCGGTGCTGGTGGTGAAGTTGGTCACATGATTGTTAAGCCAAATGGATACCTGTGTACTTGTGGTAACCACGGTTGTCTGGAACAGTATGCTTCCGCTACCGGGGTTGTTCACATCGCCCAGGACAAGGCAGAAGAATACGAGGGGAACAGCCGGTTGAAGGCCATGATCGACAACGGCGATGAAATCACCTCTAAGATTGTCTTTGACCTTGCCAAGCAAAACGACTACCTCGCCAACACCGTTGTTGACGAAGTGGCCTTCTACCTGGGATTAGCCTGTGCAAACTTATCCAATGCCCTGAACCCAGAATTCCTGGTTATCGGTGGTGGGGTTTCCGCTGCGGGGGACTTCCTCTTGAAGCGGGTTCAAAAGAACTTTGAACAATTTGCCTTCCCGACTGTGCGGACTTCCACAACTCTGAAGCTGGCTGAATTAGGAAACGACGCCGGGGTAATCGGTGCCGCTTCACTGGCCCGTCAATTTGCAGAAGCCTAA
- a CDS encoding YqgQ family protein produces MASLPREYRTLYDVQQLLKEFNVFVYVGKRLYDIELMAIELDNLYQSGVIDRQVYMKAKIVLRKEHREEQFREKSGRLY; encoded by the coding sequence ATGGCAAGTTTACCGCGTGAATACCGGACACTATACGATGTCCAGCAGTTATTAAAAGAGTTTAACGTCTTTGTGTATGTGGGCAAACGGTTGTACGACATCGAGCTGATGGCGATTGAGCTGGATAACCTCTACCAATCGGGGGTAATTGACCGGCAGGTGTACATGAAAGCGAAGATTGTCCTACGAAAGGAACACCGTGAGGAGCAGTTCCGGGAAAAAAGTGGCCGTTTGTATTAA
- a CDS encoding rhomboid family intramembrane serine protease, which produces MRNSVWKDNPVTVTLIAIQVIIYLLMTLAGGSTNPAVLLRFGALQSAALQAGEWWRLITPVFVHIGFAHLLINSITLYFIGMYIEQLFGHWRLLVIYLGSAVVGNLMSAYWLPAGISAGASTGIFGLFGAFIMLGASFRENQALRMLSQQFLILVVLNIVTDLMVPGIDLAGHLGGFIGGFLLAYLVGAPRLGRVNVIERTLATLVLVAGILVLFIKVS; this is translated from the coding sequence ATGAGGAATAGTGTGTGGAAGGACAACCCGGTTACGGTCACGCTGATTGCGATTCAGGTAATTATCTACCTGCTGATGACCCTAGCCGGTGGGTCGACAAACCCGGCAGTGCTGCTCCGGTTTGGTGCCTTACAGTCGGCCGCCCTGCAAGCCGGTGAATGGTGGCGGTTGATTACGCCCGTCTTCGTTCACATCGGTTTTGCGCACCTGCTGATCAATAGTATTACCCTGTACTTTATTGGAATGTACATTGAACAGCTTTTTGGTCATTGGCGGCTGCTGGTAATTTACCTGGGCAGTGCAGTGGTCGGAAACCTGATGAGTGCCTACTGGCTGCCAGCCGGGATTTCGGCCGGTGCAAGTACCGGGATTTTCGGGTTGTTTGGTGCCTTCATCATGTTAGGGGCCAGTTTCCGGGAAAATCAGGCGTTGCGAATGCTGAGTCAGCAGTTTTTGATTCTGGTAGTCCTGAATATCGTGACCGATTTGATGGTACCGGGGATCGACCTTGCGGGGCACCTCGGCGGCTTTATCGGTGGTTTCCTACTGGCCTACCTGGTCGGGGCACCCCGCTTAGGACGGGTGAACGTCATCGAACGGACGTTAGCTACCCTGGTCCTGGTGGCTGGTATCCTGGTCCTGTTTATAAAAGTGAGCTGA
- a CDS encoding 5-formyltetrahydrofolate cyclo-ligase, producing the protein MTSSKSELRQAYIARLQQLDVNTRLKEEQALASELYDQAAWMGAKVIALTLSQSFEIDTAPLILHARHEGRTVVVPRTLPKRQMEFVELKENSTFEESGFGILEPKEGRVFGPDEIDLMVVPGVAFTATGRRLGFGGGYYDRYLTNYHGKTIALALPTQLADADEWVSEAHDQPVDQVLTLAER; encoded by the coding sequence ATGACGTCTTCAAAGTCAGAACTACGTCAGGCTTACATCGCCCGGCTTCAACAGTTGGATGTTAACACCCGTCTGAAAGAGGAACAGGCGCTGGCATCGGAACTGTATGACCAGGCGGCATGGATGGGGGCCAAGGTCATTGCCTTGACCCTTAGTCAATCGTTTGAAATTGACACGGCCCCGTTAATTCTTCATGCCCGGCATGAGGGGCGGACAGTAGTGGTTCCCCGAACCCTACCCAAGCGGCAGATGGAGTTTGTTGAGCTAAAGGAAAACTCGACCTTTGAGGAATCCGGCTTTGGTATTCTTGAGCCGAAGGAGGGCCGTGTTTTCGGACCGGATGAAATTGACCTGATGGTCGTTCCCGGAGTAGCCTTTACGGCGACTGGCCGCCGGCTAGGGTTTGGTGGGGGCTACTATGACCGCTACCTGACTAATTACCATGGGAAAACCATTGCCCTGGCCTTGCCAACTCAACTGGCTGATGCTGATGAATGGGTGAGTGAGGCGCACGACCAACCGGTTGACCAGGTTCTCACGCTAGCGGAGCGTTAG
- a CDS encoding PTS lactose/cellobiose transporter subunit IIA, with amino-acid sequence MAAENDNESIGQAMQLMVSAGDAKDLAHQALTAARNGDLDLAKEKLTAAREKLTAAHNVQTTMLTAEAQGKTVQLTLLLVHAQDHLMTAITYVDLAEELVALYDRLDQK; translated from the coding sequence ATGGCAGCAGAAAATGATAACGAAAGTATTGGTCAGGCGATGCAGCTGATGGTCAGCGCGGGGGATGCCAAGGACTTGGCGCACCAAGCGCTCACCGCAGCCCGTAATGGTGACCTTGACCTGGCAAAGGAAAAACTCACCGCAGCCCGGGAAAAACTGACTGCGGCCCATAACGTGCAGACGACCATGTTGACGGCTGAGGCCCAGGGAAAGACTGTCCAGCTGACCCTCTTGCTTGTTCACGCCCAAGACCATTTGATGACGGCAATCACCTATGTTGACCTGGCGGAAGAGCTAGTGGCCCTCTACGACCGCCTAGACCAAAAATAG
- the rpmG gene encoding 50S ribosomal protein L33 encodes MRVNITLECTSCHERTYLTSKNRRHNPDRLELNKYCPREQKVTLHRETK; translated from the coding sequence ATGCGTGTCAACATTACACTTGAATGTACTTCATGCCACGAACGGACTTACCTGACGAGTAAGAACCGTCGTCACAATCCCGACCGTCTTGAATTAAACAAGTACTGCCCACGGGAACAAAAGGTGACCTTACACCGTGAAACTAAGTAA
- a CDS encoding peptidoglycan D,D-transpeptidase FtsI family protein, with protein sequence MKSAISSHRNSKNRNAQSIIPFRLNFLLWVVGILLLALAGRLFYLQVLNGTAYKAEVKRSDTTIQTNNVQRGMIYDSQGKVLVGNQTHQAITYTKGANVSTDDLYKIANRLGRYVTVSNKDSRLTKRNQEDYYLADSSRLKEVLKHVKTSETDSDDAQYNKALDYLSAHPSAWRLTAQQKNNARIYAAMSGAYSLSTTYIKETGVTSRELSEVGEHLSEMPGVKIGTAWTRNYPQGKEIQALTGGMSTAGLPSDEVNSLLSQGYSRNDSVGQSYLEKGFQATLAGSKSQTEVTTSGNSVTKEKLKYPGKKGDNLVLTINSKFQKQVQQILEQNYAAAGNAYSSGVYAVVMDPNTGAVLAMAGISRNTKTGKQTTNPIGAINQPITMGSVVKPATVMGGLMSGVITPENSTLVDKPIRVNSTQKSSWFNHNGGANMAVDAATALEVSSNSYMMQIAMKEGKMDYTPGMQVTMKPSIFQKERYFFNMFGLGQKTGIDLPGETTGYEGPSDAKHIVSALDLAYGNYDGYTTIQLAQYMSTIANGGNRMRPYVVKQIRGTKSNGELGPVQYTTQPQVQQVIPAPKSYFEVVHQGLYLVTHGTNAYVTAKNLASVKPSISGKTGTAQTVSDGHETTTLSFAGYSPSNHPQVVVALAIPGATNDNGEANITMAKQIFQAYWKTVRNSSEADDSSN encoded by the coding sequence ATGAAGAGTGCAATTAGTTCGCACCGTAATAGTAAAAACCGCAACGCTCAGTCGATTATTCCCTTTCGACTGAACTTCCTGTTGTGGGTTGTTGGGATTTTGCTTTTGGCCCTTGCTGGCCGCCTGTTTTACTTACAGGTGCTAAACGGGACCGCCTACAAAGCTGAGGTTAAACGGTCAGATACTACAATCCAGACCAATAATGTTCAGCGGGGGATGATCTATGACAGCCAGGGAAAGGTGCTGGTGGGTAACCAGACGCACCAGGCAATCACTTATACTAAAGGCGCTAACGTTTCGACAGACGACCTTTACAAGATTGCCAACCGTCTGGGCCGGTACGTGACGGTCTCTAATAAGGATTCGCGGTTGACCAAGCGGAACCAGGAGGACTACTACCTTGCCGATAGCAGCCGCTTAAAGGAAGTCTTGAAGCACGTTAAGACCTCTGAGACTGATTCCGACGATGCGCAGTATAATAAAGCCCTCGATTACCTGAGCGCGCACCCGTCTGCTTGGCGCCTGACTGCCCAGCAGAAGAATAATGCGCGAATTTACGCGGCGATGAGCGGCGCCTACTCGCTTTCGACGACCTATATCAAGGAAACCGGAGTGACTTCTCGGGAGCTTTCGGAGGTTGGGGAACACCTGAGTGAAATGCCGGGAGTTAAGATTGGAACGGCCTGGACCCGGAACTATCCTCAGGGAAAGGAAATTCAAGCTCTAACCGGTGGCATGTCGACGGCTGGGTTGCCAAGTGATGAGGTCAACTCACTCCTTTCGCAAGGCTATTCTCGAAACGACAGCGTTGGTCAAAGTTACTTAGAAAAGGGCTTCCAGGCCACGCTTGCTGGTTCCAAGTCTCAAACCGAGGTTACGACTAGCGGTAATAGTGTAACGAAGGAAAAGTTGAAATACCCTGGTAAGAAAGGGGATAACTTGGTCCTAACCATTAACTCCAAGTTCCAGAAACAGGTTCAACAGATTCTGGAACAAAACTATGCGGCCGCTGGGAACGCCTATTCTTCTGGTGTCTATGCCGTGGTAATGGACCCGAATACGGGAGCCGTCCTGGCAATGGCTGGAATCAGCCGGAATACCAAGACGGGAAAGCAGACGACCAACCCAATCGGGGCGATTAACCAGCCAATTACGATGGGATCGGTTGTGAAGCCGGCGACCGTGATGGGCGGGTTAATGAGTGGGGTAATTACCCCCGAAAACAGCACCCTGGTTGATAAGCCAATCCGGGTTAACAGCACGCAGAAGAGTTCATGGTTTAACCATAATGGTGGGGCCAATATGGCGGTAGACGCCGCAACCGCCCTGGAAGTTTCGTCGAACTCCTACATGATGCAGATTGCAATGAAGGAAGGAAAGATGGACTACACGCCGGGCATGCAGGTAACCATGAAGCCAAGTATCTTCCAAAAGGAACGCTACTTCTTTAATATGTTTGGTCTGGGGCAGAAGACCGGGATCGACCTTCCGGGTGAGACGACCGGTTACGAAGGGCCGTCTGATGCAAAGCACATCGTTTCCGCGTTGGACTTGGCCTACGGGAACTATGACGGGTACACCACTATCCAGCTGGCTCAGTACATGTCAACGATTGCTAATGGCGGGAACCGGATGCGGCCTTACGTGGTTAAGCAGATTCGGGGGACCAAGAGCAATGGTGAGTTGGGGCCGGTTCAATACACGACTCAGCCACAGGTCCAGCAAGTGATTCCAGCACCGAAGTCCTACTTTGAAGTTGTTCACCAGGGGCTGTACCTGGTTACCCATGGGACCAACGCTTACGTGACTGCCAAGAACTTGGCTAGTGTTAAGCCGTCAATCTCTGGGAAGACCGGGACTGCTCAGACGGTTTCAGATGGACACGAAACTACAACTTTGAGTTTCGCCGGTTACTCACCTTCGAACCACCCACAGGTAGTTGTGGCCCTGGCAATTCCGGGAGCAACCAACGATAACGGGGAAGCGAACATCACGATGGCTAAGCAGATTTTCCAGGCCTACTGGAAGACGGTTCGGAATTCGAGCGAAGCCGATGATAGCAGCAATTAA
- a CDS encoding YfhO family protein: protein MLTTIRSHQRSFILGISFLLPILLTGSYFAYRQMAPFGPSSLLTVDLGQQYVDFFAYLRASLLHHPSSFFYSFAKGLGGEMWGTDAYYLFSPLNLLLVFFPGRFLTSGIMLILLLRYGLAGLSFAWLLDKTGWQKGPRIWAFSTAYALNGWMIANQLNMIWLDALVILPLIIWGLLKLFYRRQAGTYIFWLAVMMVDNYYMAWMVCLFTLLLVCWLMPEARTWHARGRFILRYGLSSLAAAGVAAVTLFPTIYALMQSKGTYTEQTIHSRFEYFPFKMLAKLVPGSFNFDQMPSGQPNIYIGMLLMMAAFLYFFNRQVKLSRRLAALGVTFFFICSFCYEPLDLLWHAGQFPVWYPYRFSFLFCCWCIILATQTLRPAFRPRYWQLALLLLVTGAIFAYVSQLKLSYLSSSQRWIGLGFAAISLLCLAIPRKDSPRLYDLLLVCLVICDVATSAFTSFNNLAYVSQDEFAQYTTQLDQAAKKLRQGDKGLYRVAKTFTRTKDDPFQGDFNSGDHFGSTLEPAIPNFMGAIGQPAGDGFVTYANGTQVTDALFGFKYTLAKQNLATPTLPLSGYRPDWRQLPTTAKTGNVIIRRNPNSLPFAFGASSEILQLPHTTLDPVSYQSQIMQALAGRPINKSLFQVQNFDSVQFNNVQTSRQITGTLFKKQDFLKPASIRLTFIPPTNDSYYLTLGPSVKDDASISINNKAFAQSSNYRDTVVINLAHQQKGQPVTITFRLKKMNVWLQNVSVYRLKQRSFNASLQTLKQSPLKISHHSSNSITGTVDLKRQQRVLMTTIPAARGWHAIVDGRPAATKTVLGTFMAIPLAPGHHQVKLYYRPPFLILGLFTSLLTISGTWLVLRYQARRRTRGRTGTDKPSTN, encoded by the coding sequence GTGTTAACAACTATTCGTTCTCATCAACGTTCATTTATTTTGGGAATTAGTTTTCTACTTCCCATCCTGCTGACGGGGAGTTACTTTGCTTACCGGCAAATGGCCCCCTTTGGCCCCAGCAGCTTGCTCACGGTGGACCTTGGTCAGCAGTACGTCGACTTCTTTGCCTACCTTCGAGCAAGCCTGCTCCACCACCCCAGCAGCTTTTTCTATTCCTTTGCGAAGGGATTGGGCGGTGAAATGTGGGGGACAGATGCATACTACCTTTTCAGCCCCCTTAACCTCCTATTAGTCTTTTTCCCTGGTCGTTTTCTTACTTCCGGGATTATGCTAATCCTTCTCTTACGGTACGGTTTAGCCGGGCTGAGCTTTGCCTGGCTCCTGGATAAAACGGGTTGGCAAAAGGGTCCCCGGATTTGGGCCTTTAGCACCGCCTACGCCCTCAACGGCTGGATGATTGCTAACCAGCTTAACATGATCTGGCTGGACGCCCTTGTGATCCTCCCCCTGATTATCTGGGGCCTGCTAAAACTCTTTTACCGCCGTCAAGCTGGAACTTACATCTTCTGGCTAGCGGTCATGATGGTTGATAATTACTACATGGCCTGGATGGTTTGCCTGTTTACCCTTCTTTTGGTCTGCTGGTTGATGCCAGAAGCACGCACTTGGCACGCTCGCGGCCGCTTTATCCTCCGCTATGGTCTGAGTTCGTTGGCGGCTGCCGGTGTGGCGGCAGTCACCCTCTTTCCCACGATTTATGCCCTAATGCAGAGCAAGGGAACCTATACCGAGCAGACAATTCATAGCCGGTTTGAGTACTTTCCGTTTAAGATGCTGGCCAAACTGGTTCCCGGTTCGTTTAACTTTGACCAAATGCCCAGCGGCCAGCCAAATATCTACATCGGAATGCTTTTGATGATGGCGGCCTTCCTCTACTTTTTCAACCGGCAGGTAAAACTTAGCCGGCGGTTAGCAGCCTTAGGTGTAACTTTCTTCTTTATCTGTTCGTTTTGCTACGAACCCCTGGACCTCTTGTGGCACGCCGGCCAGTTTCCCGTCTGGTACCCCTACCGCTTTTCCTTTCTTTTTTGCTGTTGGTGCATCATCTTGGCTACCCAGACGCTCCGCCCAGCCTTTCGACCTCGCTACTGGCAGCTGGCCCTCCTCCTGCTGGTAACGGGGGCAATTTTTGCCTACGTCAGCCAGCTCAAGCTCTCCTACCTTAGCAGCAGCCAGCGCTGGATTGGGCTTGGCTTCGCGGCCATCAGCCTGCTGTGCCTAGCTATTCCACGCAAAGATTCACCCCGCCTGTACGACCTCCTCCTGGTTTGCCTAGTCATTTGTGATGTCGCCACCAGCGCTTTTACAAGTTTCAATAACCTCGCCTACGTCTCCCAGGACGAGTTTGCCCAGTACACCACCCAGCTCGACCAGGCGGCCAAAAAGCTCCGCCAGGGTGACAAGGGACTCTACCGGGTTGCCAAGACTTTCACACGAACCAAGGATGACCCCTTCCAGGGCGACTTCAACTCCGGTGACCACTTTGGCTCTACCCTGGAGCCTGCCATCCCTAACTTCATGGGAGCTATTGGTCAGCCGGCCGGCGATGGTTTTGTGACCTACGCTAACGGAACCCAGGTCACCGACGCCTTATTCGGCTTCAAGTACACCCTTGCAAAGCAGAACCTGGCAACACCAACGCTGCCGCTCTCGGGCTACCGTCCTGACTGGCGGCAATTGCCAACTACCGCTAAGACGGGCAACGTTATTATCCGGCGCAACCCGAATAGTCTCCCCTTTGCATTCGGGGCCAGCAGCGAGATCCTCCAGCTCCCGCATACGACCCTGGACCCGGTCAGCTACCAGTCGCAAATTATGCAGGCCCTGGCTGGACGGCCGATTAACAAGTCGCTCTTCCAAGTACAAAACTTTGACTCCGTCCAATTCAACAATGTTCAGACCAGTCGGCAGATTACCGGCACCCTTTTCAAGAAGCAGGACTTCCTAAAGCCAGCCTCGATTCGGCTGACCTTCATCCCACCAACTAATGATTCCTACTACCTTACCTTGGGGCCAAGTGTCAAAGACGATGCATCAATTTCCATCAATAACAAGGCCTTTGCCCAGTCCAGCAACTACCGGGACACCGTCGTCATCAACCTCGCCCACCAGCAAAAGGGTCAGCCAGTCACCATCACCTTCCGCTTGAAGAAGATGAACGTCTGGCTGCAAAACGTCAGTGTCTACCGTCTCAAACAACGCTCCTTTAATGCTAGTCTTCAGACCTTAAAACAATCTCCACTGAAGATCAGCCACCATTCCAGTAACAGTATCACGGGAACGGTGGACCTCAAACGCCAGCAACGGGTCCTCATGACAACTATTCCGGCCGCTCGTGGCTGGCACGCCATCGTGGACGGTCGGCCAGCAGCTACCAAGACGGTTTTAGGAACTTTCATGGCGATTCCACTGGCACCGGGTCACCACCAGGTCAAGCTCTACTACCGACCACCATTTTTAATCCTTGGGCTGTTCACCAGTCTGCTGACAATTAGCGGCACCTGGTTAGTTCTTCGCTACCAAGCCCGGCGGCGAACACGAGGACGTACTGGTACGGACAAACCAAGCACAAACTAG
- a CDS encoding HesB/YadR/YfhF family protein produces the protein MKLIITDRVDRWFRDEMGLVSGNGIKFYGKTYGYTEVHHGFSPAFTREDQPVEPVLEVDKDGIDYHIDELDEWFFKDLITTVDYDTRSDGPVFHFQHENRDDQPDIAGLSKEQEEHPDASTGASAH, from the coding sequence ATGAAACTAATTATTACTGACCGGGTTGACCGCTGGTTCCGCGATGAGATGGGTTTAGTGAGCGGCAACGGGATTAAGTTCTATGGCAAAACCTACGGCTATACGGAAGTTCACCATGGCTTTTCACCAGCTTTTACGCGCGAAGATCAGCCGGTAGAGCCAGTCCTGGAAGTTGACAAGGACGGCATTGACTATCATATTGACGAGTTAGATGAGTGGTTCTTTAAGGATTTAATTACCACTGTCGACTATGACACCCGGAGTGATGGTCCTGTTTTCCATTTTCAGCATGAAAATAGGGATGACCAGCCGGACATTGCCGGCCTTAGCAAGGAACAAGAAGAGCATCCAGATGCTTCTACCGGGGCGTCAGCACATTAA
- the greA gene encoding transcription elongation factor GreA, which translates to MAEEKTFPMTLEGKQKLEDELEEYKMKRRPEVIKRIKIARSYGDLSENSEYESAKDEQAMVESRIAQIENMLQYAEIIDNEDVDKDEVSMGRSVTFKELPDEEPETYSIVGESESDPLSGKISNESPMAKGLLGHKIGEEVEIEIPSGTMKVKILDVK; encoded by the coding sequence ATGGCTGAAGAAAAGACTTTCCCAATGACCTTGGAAGGAAAGCAGAAGTTGGAGGACGAGCTTGAAGAATATAAAATGAAGCGGCGTCCAGAAGTTATTAAGCGGATTAAGATTGCCCGCAGTTACGGGGACCTTTCCGAAAACTCGGAATACGAATCTGCAAAGGACGAACAGGCGATGGTCGAGAGTCGGATTGCCCAGATTGAAAATATGCTGCAATACGCTGAAATCATCGACAACGAAGACGTTGATAAGGATGAAGTTTCCATGGGGCGGAGTGTTACCTTTAAGGAACTGCCGGATGAAGAACCGGAAACTTACAGCATTGTAGGTGAATCCGAATCTGACCCGCTGAGCGGCAAAATTTCAAATGAGTCTCCAATGGCCAAGGGCTTGTTGGGGCACAAGATTGGCGAAGAAGTTGAAATTGAAATCCCAAGCGGGACGATGAAGGTTAAGATTCTCGATGTTAAGTAA